One window of the Methylovirgula sp. HY1 genome contains the following:
- a CDS encoding Rrf2 family transcriptional regulator, whose amino-acid sequence MLTKKGKYGLKAMLHLASHPPGEPSLVSDIAEANNIPKKFLDTILGELRNAGFVNSKKGKGGGYTLARSAQNIRVGHIIRVLDGPLAPIQCASKTSYRRCDDCFDENHCGVRLVMLDAREALAAVLDNRTLAEMRAAAESNEITLSYVI is encoded by the coding sequence ATGCTCACAAAAAAAGGCAAATACGGGCTCAAGGCCATGCTGCATCTGGCGAGTCACCCGCCCGGCGAGCCTTCGCTCGTCAGCGACATCGCCGAAGCCAACAATATTCCCAAGAAATTTCTCGATACGATTCTAGGCGAATTGCGCAACGCTGGTTTCGTCAATTCCAAAAAAGGCAAAGGCGGCGGCTATACGCTGGCGAGGTCGGCGCAAAACATCCGCGTCGGCCATATCATCCGGGTTCTCGACGGGCCTTTGGCGCCGATCCAATGTGCCAGCAAGACCTCCTACCGTCGCTGCGACGATTGTTTCGACGAAAATCATTGTGGCGTGCGACTCGTCATGCTCGATGCGCGTGAGGCGCTCGCCGCCGTGCTCGACAACCGGACCTTGGCCGAGATGCGCGCCGCCGCCGAAAGCAACGAGATCACCCTCAGCTACGTGATTTAA
- a CDS encoding cytochrome c, translating into MRLASCAALLLMLGGVAHAQAAKAEDKNDERGNPKLGLILAKEYCARCHAIDKFGASPLAIAPPFRDLHLRYPVDDLAESLGEGIRTGHPTMPEFRFDPDQIENFIAYLKTLER; encoded by the coding sequence CTGCGATTGGCCAGTTGCGCGGCCCTGCTTCTCATGCTCGGCGGCGTCGCGCATGCCCAAGCGGCCAAGGCCGAAGACAAAAACGACGAACGAGGCAACCCGAAATTGGGCTTGATCCTCGCCAAAGAATATTGCGCGCGGTGCCATGCCATCGACAAATTCGGTGCGAGCCCGCTCGCCATCGCGCCGCCTTTCCGCGACCTGCATCTACGCTATCCTGTCGACGATTTGGCGGAATCGCTCGGCGAAGGCATTAGGACGGGGCATCCAACCATGCCCGAATTCCGCTTCGACCCGGACCAGATCGAAAACTTCATCGCTTATTTGAAGACTTTGGAACGATGA
- a CDS encoding TerC family protein — translation MNIDIPALLSPVLQIIWIDIVLSGDNAVVIGLACRSLQPKQRRLGIVLGTGAAVILRALLTIVVVEVLALPMVRLIGGLLLFWIAIKLALEDHGKKEIDTAESVFAAVQIIVIADLVMSLDNVMAIAAAANGSILLVVFGLALSVPLIIFGSTLLLTLFTRFPLLVWAGAALLGYVGGQLIGSERLLAAYPVAQWPYWEKLCGGLSVIIVLVIAYALRHFANNGKGNSTA, via the coding sequence GTGAATATCGACATTCCCGCTTTACTCAGCCCAGTCCTGCAGATCATCTGGATCGACATCGTGCTTTCCGGCGACAATGCCGTGGTGATCGGGCTCGCCTGCCGCAGTTTGCAGCCCAAGCAGCGTCGTCTCGGCATTGTGCTCGGCACGGGCGCCGCGGTCATATTGCGCGCGCTTCTCACCATCGTCGTCGTCGAGGTGCTTGCCCTGCCGATGGTCCGATTGATCGGCGGTCTGTTGCTGTTTTGGATCGCAATCAAGTTGGCGCTCGAAGATCATGGCAAGAAGGAGATCGATACGGCAGAATCGGTTTTCGCAGCGGTCCAAATCATTGTCATCGCCGATCTGGTGATGTCGCTCGACAATGTCATGGCGATCGCCGCGGCGGCCAATGGCTCGATCCTCCTCGTCGTCTTCGGCCTTGCTTTGTCGGTGCCGCTGATCATCTTCGGTTCGACTTTGCTGCTCACGCTGTTTACGCGTTTTCCCCTGCTCGTTTGGGCCGGCGCAGCCTTGCTCGGCTATGTCGGAGGCCAACTCATCGGTTCGGAACGGCTGCTTGCCGCCTATCCTGTCGCGCAATGGCCCTATTGGGAAAAGCTTTGCGGCGGCCTCAGCGTGATCATCGTTCTCGTCATTGCCTATGCGTTGCGGCATTTCGCAAACAATGGCAAAGGCAACAGCACGGCCTGA
- a CDS encoding pyroglutamyl-peptidase I, giving the protein MIKILVTGFGGFPGAHHNPSLTLLTLLPRKRARLARLGIALELRALPVVYAGLGPRLAQLAAELRPDAILHFGLAGRRKIISLETRARNRVNPLHPDAHGARPRDLAVLPGAPHIVPTRLPTRQILSAWRRAGIASGLSNDAGDYLCNATLYHSLVAQSDATCVGFIHIPHPRRHASRPSQPGRKPPRLTDIGVAAEMALVIIATAARQKARLRKAACQPRSDAGADLSCTGTCVTIRSAPGFSP; this is encoded by the coding sequence ATGATCAAAATTCTTGTCACCGGCTTCGGGGGCTTCCCCGGCGCGCACCACAATCCAAGTTTGACCCTCCTTACGCTGCTCCCGCGAAAGCGGGCGCGCTTGGCGCGGCTCGGCATCGCGCTGGAGTTGCGCGCATTGCCGGTTGTCTATGCTGGCCTTGGCCCGAGGCTCGCGCAGCTTGCCGCCGAACTCCGGCCCGATGCAATTCTACACTTCGGTCTTGCCGGCCGCCGCAAAATCATCTCGCTGGAAACTAGAGCACGCAACCGCGTCAACCCGCTCCACCCCGATGCCCATGGTGCGCGGCCGCGGGACTTGGCCGTTCTGCCCGGCGCCCCACACATTGTCCCGACGCGCTTGCCGACACGGCAGATCCTCTCCGCATGGCGGCGCGCCGGCATTGCCAGCGGCCTGTCCAATGACGCTGGCGATTATCTTTGCAATGCGACGCTCTACCATTCGCTGGTCGCACAGAGCGACGCCACTTGCGTCGGATTCATCCATATTCCGCATCCACGCCGACATGCATCACGGCCATCGCAGCCAGGCCGCAAACCGCCGCGCCTCACCGATATCGGCGTTGCCGCGGAAATGGCTCTCGTCATTATAGCGACCGCGGCCCGGCAGAAGGCGCGACTTCGCAAGGCGGCATGTCAGCCGCGTTCGGATGCCGGGGCCGACCTTTCATGCACCGGTACTTGCGTCACCATCAGATCTGCTCCAGGGTTTTCACCGTGA
- a CDS encoding STAS domain-containing protein gives MRGRSVADHAERCAATKCNRATNWVGETTMLTNAKTYTLSEVLDLKAALPLAEGLLAQRGMELMIDASQVERLGAQSLQILLSAVSTWHADGVSIEFIEPSAPFLQGLELFGIDAENFLSGSHAACEEAVLG, from the coding sequence ATGCGCGGCCGATCGGTGGCAGATCATGCAGAACGTTGCGCGGCAACGAAATGCAACAGAGCAACAAACTGGGTTGGTGAGACGACGATGCTTACAAATGCAAAGACCTATACGCTTTCCGAAGTGCTCGACCTCAAGGCGGCGCTGCCTTTGGCAGAAGGTCTTTTGGCGCAGCGTGGCATGGAACTGATGATCGATGCATCGCAGGTCGAACGGCTTGGCGCTCAATCGCTGCAGATCCTTCTTTCGGCCGTGTCGACCTGGCATGCGGATGGCGTATCGATCGAGTTCATCGAACCATCCGCCCCCTTTCTACAAGGCCTGGAATTGTTCGGCATCGATGCCGAGAACTTTTTGAGCGGCAGTCATGCGGCCTGCGAAGAAGCGGTATTGGGCTGA
- a CDS encoding glycerate kinase, giving the protein MLDEPRTLLRSLFDAAVAAADPACVLAHHLPSPPKGRTIVIGAGKAAAAMACAVEAAWPTDYSGLVVTRYGYSLPTKKIEVIEAAHPVPDAAGLEGAKKLLARVEGLTSDDLVLCLISGGASALLPLPLEGLDLADEQAVGRALLKCGATISEMNCVRRHLSAIKGGRLARACYPARLVTLLISDIPGDDPTDIGSGPTIADPTTCADALAIIARYDIDVPDSVREILTSGRGESVKPGDPQLANSEIRMIATPQMALDAAAKLARDKGLVAHILSDRIEGESRDVGKVMAAIARQVARRNEPFTTPCLLLSGGETTVTVRGNGRGGRNVEFLLALALALDGHPGIHALAGDTDGVDGLEDIAGAYVGPDSLARAWAQGIKPLDSLATNDGHGFFEALGDSVVTGPTLTNVNDFRAVLITAEAAAAARLLDEK; this is encoded by the coding sequence ATGCTCGACGAACCACGCACCTTGTTACGGTCCTTGTTCGACGCGGCGGTTGCTGCCGCCGATCCGGCTTGCGTCCTTGCGCACCATCTGCCGTCCCCGCCGAAAGGCCGCACGATCGTCATCGGCGCCGGCAAAGCCGCCGCCGCCATGGCCTGTGCCGTCGAAGCGGCCTGGCCAACGGATTATTCCGGCCTCGTCGTCACCCGCTATGGCTATAGCCTGCCGACGAAAAAAATCGAGGTGATCGAGGCTGCGCATCCGGTGCCGGATGCCGCCGGGCTCGAGGGCGCAAAGAAGCTGCTGGCGCGGGTCGAAGGCCTGACGTCCGACGATCTCGTCCTCTGCTTGATATCCGGCGGCGCTTCCGCGCTGCTGCCGCTGCCGCTCGAAGGCCTCGACCTCGCCGACGAGCAAGCTGTCGGCCGGGCTTTGCTGAAATGCGGCGCCACGATCAGCGAGATGAATTGCGTGCGCCGGCATCTCTCGGCGATCAAAGGCGGCCGGCTCGCCCGCGCCTGCTATCCGGCACGGCTCGTCACCTTGCTGATTTCCGATATTCCCGGCGATGATCCAACCGACATCGGATCAGGTCCGACGATTGCTGATCCGACGACTTGCGCCGACGCGCTCGCAATCATCGCGCGCTACGACATAGACGTGCCCGACAGCGTCCGTGAGATTCTCACGAGCGGCCGCGGCGAGTCGGTCAAGCCCGGCGACCCGCAACTCGCCAATTCCGAAATACGGATGATCGCGACGCCGCAAATGGCGCTCGATGCCGCGGCAAAGCTCGCGCGCGACAAAGGTCTCGTCGCCCATATTCTCAGCGACCGCATCGAAGGCGAATCCCGCGATGTCGGCAAGGTGATGGCGGCGATCGCCCGACAAGTCGCACGCCGCAACGAGCCCTTTACGACGCCTTGTCTATTGCTGTCAGGCGGCGAGACGACGGTGACCGTGCGCGGCAACGGCCGTGGTGGACGCAATGTCGAATTCTTGCTGGCACTGGCGCTGGCGCTCGACGGCCACCCTGGCATTCACGCGCTCGCCGGCGACACCGATGGCGTCGATGGTTTGGAAGATATCGCCGGCGCCTATGTCGGCCCCGACAGCCTTGCCCGCGCCTGGGCGCAAGGCATCAAGCCGTTGGACAGCCTGGCGACAAATGACGGCCACGGCTTCTTCGAAGCTCTCGGCGACAGCGTCGTCACTGGTCCCACCTTGACCAATGTCAATGATTTCCGCGCCGTTCTCATCACCGCCGAAGCCGCCGCTGCGGCGCGCCTGCTCGACGAAAAATGA
- a CDS encoding glutathione S-transferase family protein, which yields MKLYDTARAPNPRRVRIFLAEKGLEVPTEQIDLSKAEQKSDGFRAINPLQQTPVLVLDDGTALAESVAICRYFEEFKPEPRLFGETMLGRALVEMWNRRIEQHLFSPVLLAFRHAHPGMREREKPQIAELAETSKARAADFLHYLDGELAGRAFIAGDGFSIADITALVAVDFLKLARIDMPADVPHLDDWRTRVAARPSIDA from the coding sequence ATGAAACTTTACGATACGGCGCGTGCGCCCAATCCCAGAAGGGTTCGCATTTTCCTGGCCGAAAAAGGCCTCGAAGTGCCGACCGAACAGATTGATCTCAGCAAGGCCGAGCAGAAAAGCGACGGTTTCCGTGCCATCAATCCGCTCCAGCAAACCCCGGTGCTCGTTCTCGACGATGGAACGGCTTTGGCGGAATCCGTCGCTATTTGCAGATATTTCGAAGAGTTCAAGCCCGAGCCGCGCTTGTTCGGCGAGACCATGCTCGGGCGGGCGCTCGTCGAAATGTGGAACCGCCGGATCGAACAGCATCTATTCTCACCGGTGCTGCTGGCGTTTCGGCATGCCCATCCGGGCATGCGCGAGAGAGAGAAGCCGCAGATCGCCGAACTGGCCGAAACCAGCAAAGCGAGGGCCGCGGATTTCCTTCATTATCTCGACGGCGAACTGGCGGGACGCGCCTTCATCGCCGGCGACGGCTTTTCGATTGCCGATATTACGGCGCTCGTCGCTGTCGATTTTTTGAAGCTGGCACGCATCGACATGCCGGCGGATGTGCCGCATCTCGACGACTGGCGCACGCGCGTCGCCGCGCGGCCGTCGATTGATGCCTGA
- a CDS encoding methanol/ethanol family PQQ-dependent dehydrogenase — protein MRNICMMGCVSVAAMFAVNTAMANENLEQMSKNPKDWVMQSGNYANWRYSSLKQINTKNVKYLTPAWTFSTGVLRGHEGGPLVIGDVMYLVTPFPNIVYALDLNQQGKILWKYEPKQDPSVIPVMCCDTVNRGVQYADGKIILDQADTTLVALDAKTGKVDWSVKNGDPKKGETGTMAPLVVKNMVIVGDSGGEFGVHGKITAYSLDTGKRVWRAYSTGPDKEILVDPQKTTDLGKPIGDDSSLKSWKGDQWKIGGGTVWGWISYDPKLNLIYYGTSNPGTWNPNQRPGDNRWSTSIFARDPDTGMAKWVYQMTPHDQWDYDGVNEMVLADLNMDGKDRHVLMHPDRNGFLYVMDRDNGELISAKKYDPAVNWATKIDMDKSSKNYGRPEVVAKYAPGSKGTDVNYTNICPAALGTKDEQPSSFDPQAKILYIPTNHVCMDYEPFRVAYTAGQPYVGATLSMYPPKGETNMGNFIAWDPVKGKIVWKDPQLFSVWSGALSTGGGLVFYGTLEGYLKAVDAKTGKTLYKFKTPSGIIGNVMAYEHNGRESVAVLSGVGGWAGIGLAAGLTKPTEGLGAVGGYAALSNYTALGGQLTVFALPAGYKAGETGSGHMK, from the coding sequence ATGCGCAACATATGCATGATGGGCTGCGTCAGTGTCGCAGCGATGTTCGCCGTCAACACGGCGATGGCCAATGAGAATCTGGAGCAAATGTCGAAGAACCCCAAGGACTGGGTAATGCAATCGGGAAACTACGCCAATTGGCGTTATTCGTCGCTGAAGCAGATCAACACGAAGAACGTAAAATATTTAACGCCAGCCTGGACATTTTCGACCGGCGTTTTGCGTGGCCATGAAGGCGGCCCGCTCGTTATCGGCGATGTCATGTATCTCGTCACGCCGTTTCCAAACATCGTCTATGCGCTCGATCTCAACCAGCAGGGCAAGATCCTCTGGAAATATGAACCCAAGCAGGATCCTTCCGTCATTCCAGTGATGTGTTGCGACACGGTCAATCGCGGCGTTCAATATGCCGACGGCAAGATCATTCTGGATCAGGCGGACACGACCCTTGTCGCGCTCGATGCCAAGACCGGCAAAGTCGATTGGTCGGTCAAGAACGGCGATCCAAAAAAAGGCGAGACCGGAACCATGGCGCCGCTCGTCGTCAAAAACATGGTCATAGTCGGCGATTCCGGCGGCGAGTTCGGCGTCCACGGCAAAATCACGGCTTATAGCCTCGACACAGGCAAGCGGGTGTGGCGCGCCTATTCGACGGGTCCCGACAAGGAGATACTCGTCGATCCTCAGAAGACCACGGATTTGGGCAAACCGATCGGCGACGATTCCAGCTTGAAGTCTTGGAAAGGCGATCAATGGAAAATTGGTGGCGGCACGGTTTGGGGATGGATCTCTTATGATCCAAAACTCAATCTGATCTATTACGGGACCTCCAATCCCGGCACATGGAATCCAAACCAGCGGCCTGGCGACAATCGGTGGTCGACGTCCATTTTCGCACGCGACCCCGACACCGGCATGGCCAAATGGGTCTATCAGATGACGCCGCATGACCAATGGGATTACGATGGTGTCAACGAGATGGTTCTTGCCGATTTGAACATGGACGGCAAAGACCGCCATGTGCTCATGCATCCCGATCGCAACGGCTTCCTCTATGTCATGGATCGCGACAATGGCGAGCTGATCAGCGCGAAGAAATATGATCCCGCGGTGAACTGGGCGACCAAGATCGATATGGACAAGAGTTCGAAGAACTATGGTCGACCCGAGGTCGTCGCCAAATATGCGCCGGGCTCGAAAGGCACCGACGTTAATTATACCAACATCTGTCCGGCGGCACTCGGCACCAAGGATGAACAGCCGTCGAGCTTCGATCCGCAAGCCAAGATTCTCTATATTCCGACGAACCATGTCTGCATGGATTACGAGCCGTTCCGGGTGGCTTACACCGCGGGGCAGCCCTATGTCGGCGCGACGCTGTCCATGTATCCGCCGAAGGGCGAAACCAACATGGGCAATTTCATTGCCTGGGATCCGGTGAAGGGCAAGATCGTCTGGAAGGATCCGCAACTCTTCTCGGTATGGTCGGGTGCCTTGTCGACCGGCGGCGGTCTCGTCTTCTACGGCACGCTCGAAGGCTATCTCAAGGCCGTCGACGCCAAGACCGGGAAGACGCTCTATAAGTTCAAGACACCATCGGGCATCATCGGCAATGTCATGGCTTATGAGCATAACGGCAGAGAATCTGTCGCAGTGCTCTCAGGCGTCGGTGGTTGGGCCGGCATCGGCCTCGCGGCGGGTCTGACCAAGCCTACCGAGGGTCTCGGCGCGGTCGGCGGCTATGCGGCCCTGTCGAATTACACCGCGCTCGGTGGTCAGCTTACCGTCTTCGCGCTTCCGGCAGGCTACAAAGCCGGCGAGACGGGTAGCGGCCATATGAAGTGA
- the metC gene encoding cystathionine beta-lyase, producing MTKTTHEGRKTLKNRTKLVHAGRHPFEHYGFVNTPIYRGSTVLYPTYADLLARNARFAYGTVGTPTTEALESAWTEIADAAGTVLAPSGLAAIALALLTAVQAGDHILVADSVYRPTRHFCDTLLKRMGVTTTYYDPLIGSGIETLCRPETRLIFLETPGSQSFEIQDIPAIVAVAKAKGLCTIIDNTWATPLFLAPHRFGVDLAIEAGTKYLSGHSDLLLGLVSANAAWYGRLRETYDTFAMCPGPEDVFLALRGLRSMELRLNEAQRQGLIIAEWLAGRKEVAQVLHPALPSCPGHAIWKRDFTGASGLFSVLLAPCSQTALAAFLDGLTLFGMGYSWGGYESLVIPFDCRGYRTATTWAPAGQALRFSIGLEDTEDLKADLAAGFARLAAAA from the coding sequence ATGACAAAGACCACCCACGAGGGACGCAAGACTCTCAAGAATCGAACCAAGCTGGTCCATGCCGGCCGGCATCCATTCGAGCACTATGGATTCGTCAACACGCCCATCTATCGCGGCTCGACCGTACTCTATCCGACTTATGCCGATCTTCTGGCGCGCAACGCCCGATTTGCCTATGGGACCGTCGGCACGCCGACGACCGAGGCGCTCGAAAGCGCGTGGACCGAAATCGCCGATGCCGCCGGCACGGTTCTCGCCCCCTCCGGACTTGCCGCCATCGCCCTGGCTTTGCTGACGGCGGTCCAGGCGGGCGATCACATCCTCGTCGCCGATTCCGTCTATCGCCCGACACGCCATTTCTGCGACACCCTGCTGAAGCGGATGGGTGTCACGACGACCTATTACGATCCGCTGATCGGCAGCGGCATCGAGACGCTTTGCCGCCCCGAGACGCGCCTCATTTTTCTCGAGACGCCGGGATCGCAGAGTTTCGAAATTCAGGATATCCCGGCCATCGTCGCCGTCGCCAAGGCCAAGGGCCTCTGCACCATCATCGACAATACCTGGGCGACCCCCTTATTTCTGGCGCCGCACCGGTTCGGCGTCGATCTGGCGATCGAAGCCGGGACCAAATATCTGTCCGGCCATTCCGATCTCCTGCTCGGCCTCGTCTCGGCCAACGCGGCCTGGTACGGGCGGCTGCGGGAGACCTATGACACATTTGCGATGTGCCCCGGCCCGGAAGACGTGTTTCTGGCGCTGCGCGGGTTGCGCAGCATGGAGCTGCGCCTGAACGAGGCGCAGCGGCAAGGCCTGATCATTGCCGAATGGCTCGCCGGACGCAAAGAGGTGGCGCAGGTACTCCACCCGGCGCTACCCTCCTGCCCTGGGCATGCCATCTGGAAACGTGATTTCACCGGCGCATCCGGCCTGTTTTCCGTGCTGCTCGCGCCCTGTTCGCAAACTGCCCTCGCCGCCTTTCTCGACGGCCTCACCCTGTTCGGCATGGGGTATTCCTGGGGCGGCTACGAAAGTCTGGTCATCCCTTTCGACTGCCGCGGCTATCGCACGGCGACCACTTGGGCACCGGCCGGTCAAGCCCTGCGCTTTTCGATCGGGCTCGAAGATACCGAGGATCTCAAAGCCGATCTCGCAGCAGGATTTGCGCGCCTCGCCGCCGCGGCATGA
- a CDS encoding apoptosis inducing factor family protein, whose protein sequence is MNESSSDSTPDLTRGIAKSQLPDGGMLVGHVDGEAVLLVRRGAEFSAIGATCSHYGAPLIDGLLVDDMIRCPWHHACFSLSNGSATQPPALNDLPCWRVEQSGAMIFVRERLEPTVRPMLAPTSLPDSVVIIGGGGAGNAAAETLRREGYAGAVIMLSADADSPYDRPVLSKDYLSGHAQDEWVPLRGPSFYAEQQIDLRLGARVTAIDPAAKSLRLAAGDQLTYGALLLATGAEPVRLDVPGAALPHVHMLRSLADCRGLIAGAEKSRQCVVIGASFIGLEVAAALRQRGITVHVVAPDHIPMERVMGREIGEMILALHKSHGIIFHLDTKPVAIDAQAVTLTTGENIAADLVIVGIGVRPATALAEAAGLTIDRGVLVDEFLQTSAPDIYAAGDIARWPDPHSGQRLRVEHWVVAERQGQVAARNILGQRQKFAAVPFFWSQHYDMALNYVGHAEQWDAITVEGDIAAQKFVARFSQGGKELAVVSAGRDRDSLMAELAFERKGAA, encoded by the coding sequence ATGAACGAATCCAGCTCAGACTCGACACCCGATCTCACACGAGGAATCGCAAAGAGCCAATTGCCGGATGGCGGCATGCTGGTCGGGCATGTCGACGGCGAGGCCGTGCTGCTGGTACGGCGCGGCGCAGAATTTTCAGCCATCGGGGCCACGTGTAGCCACTATGGCGCACCCCTCATCGACGGTCTCCTCGTCGACGATATGATCCGCTGTCCCTGGCATCATGCCTGTTTCAGCCTAAGCAACGGCAGTGCCACGCAACCGCCGGCGTTGAACGACCTCCCATGTTGGCGGGTCGAACAAAGCGGCGCCATGATCTTCGTGCGCGAACGTCTGGAGCCGACTGTGCGGCCCATGCTCGCTCCGACAAGCCTGCCTGACTCGGTCGTCATCATCGGCGGCGGCGGCGCCGGCAATGCCGCAGCGGAGACGTTGCGGCGCGAGGGCTATGCAGGGGCTGTCATTATGCTCAGTGCAGACGCGGATTCACCTTATGATCGCCCCGTCCTCTCGAAGGATTATCTTTCCGGCCACGCGCAAGATGAATGGGTACCGCTGCGCGGGCCGAGCTTTTATGCCGAACAGCAGATCGATCTAAGGCTCGGTGCGCGCGTGACCGCTATCGATCCCGCGGCAAAGAGCCTGCGACTTGCGGCCGGCGACCAACTGACTTATGGCGCGCTTCTGCTTGCGACCGGCGCCGAGCCGGTGCGCCTCGACGTGCCGGGCGCCGCCTTGCCGCATGTGCATATGTTACGCAGCCTCGCTGATTGCCGCGGTTTGATCGCCGGCGCCGAAAAATCCCGCCAATGCGTGGTGATCGGTGCAAGCTTCATCGGACTCGAGGTCGCCGCGGCCTTACGGCAACGTGGCATCACAGTCCATGTCGTCGCGCCCGACCATATCCCGATGGAGCGCGTCATGGGTCGCGAAATCGGCGAAATGATCCTGGCATTGCACAAGTCCCATGGCATCATCTTCCATCTCGACACCAAGCCGGTGGCGATCGATGCCCAAGCCGTCACGCTGACGACAGGCGAAAATATCGCCGCCGATCTCGTCATCGTCGGCATTGGCGTACGCCCGGCGACCGCACTTGCGGAGGCTGCCGGTCTCACCATTGATCGTGGCGTCCTGGTCGACGAATTTTTGCAAACCAGTGCGCCGGATATCTATGCGGCTGGCGATATCGCACGCTGGCCCGACCCTCACAGCGGCCAGCGCTTGCGCGTCGAGCATTGGGTCGTCGCCGAACGGCAGGGCCAGGTCGCGGCGCGCAACATTCTCGGCCAGCGGCAGAAATTCGCTGCCGTTCCGTTTTTCTGGAGCCAGCATTACGACATGGCGCTCAATTATGTCGGCCATGCCGAACAATGGGACGCCATCACCGTCGAAGGCGACATAGCCGCGCAAAAATTTGTCGCGCGCTTTTCGCAAGGCGGAAAGGAGCTGGCTGTCGTCAGCGCCGGCCGCGACCGCGACAGCCTCATGGCTGAGCTTGCATTTGAAAGGAAAGGTGCGGCCTAG
- a CDS encoding uracil-DNA glycosylase family protein codes for MPCADAAPSEPADHELAALVGRIRACRICRDAPCGPRLAHEPRPVVRASSTARLLVAGQAPGVRVHATGLSFNDASGDRLRQWMGVSREIFYDEARVAIVPMGFCFPGHNATKGDLPPRRECRANWHDELFGLMPQIETILVIGRYAQDYHFKRLGLPYRKDVRLDDVVRGWHPHLNLRPRLIALPHPSWRNTGWLKRNPWFDAELVPMLRAEVALILS; via the coding sequence ATGCCATGCGCCGACGCGGCACCGTCCGAACCAGCGGACCATGAGCTTGCGGCTCTGGTTGGCCGCATCAGAGCCTGCCGGATCTGCCGCGACGCGCCGTGCGGGCCGCGACTGGCGCATGAGCCGCGCCCGGTCGTGCGGGCGTCGTCCACCGCGCGTCTGCTCGTCGCGGGGCAGGCACCGGGCGTTCGCGTTCACGCAACCGGTCTCTCCTTCAATGACGCTTCGGGCGATCGGCTCCGGCAATGGATGGGCGTCAGCCGCGAGATTTTCTATGATGAAGCGCGCGTCGCGATTGTGCCGATGGGATTTTGCTTTCCCGGCCATAATGCGACCAAAGGCGATTTGCCGCCGCGCCGCGAATGTCGCGCCAACTGGCATGACGAACTGTTCGGGCTGATGCCGCAGATCGAGACCATCCTCGTTATCGGCCGCTATGCGCAAGATTATCATTTCAAGCGGCTTGGGCTTCCTTATCGCAAGGACGTCAGGCTCGACGACGTCGTGCGGGGTTGGCACCCGCATTTAAACCTGCGGCCGCGTCTCATTGCGCTGCCGCATCCGTCTTGGCGAAATACCGGGTGGCTGAAGCGCAACCCTTGGTTTGACGCCGAGCTCGTCCCCATGCTGCGCGCGGAGGTGGCGCTAATTCTGAGCTAG